tgtAGTGCAGTTATTTGGGCCCTTATTGTATTAATATTGCAGTAGTACTGCAGTTGGCTTTACTCACCGTTGGGCTCCAGTGTTTCCTGCAATCTTTCATCATCTTGGCCTTTCTTTGGCTGCTCTGCCTGATGGCTTGGCTGTtccacacgcgcacacacgcgcacacacgcacacacacacgcacaccacaTTTATCCAGAAGAGATTTGGCatcagatacacatacacactgcagcTACAGCAAAattcagcaacttttttttggttaacAGTGAATAGGCAGTGTGAAGAAAATTATTCTTGTGCAGAATCTcgcacagtgtgtgtatgttgctcCCTGACCTTCTGCCTCTCCCTCAGTGTGTCCAGCTCATACTGCCTCTGCAGCATCTCCCTCTCCAGCGCcaccctcctctcttcctcttcctcttcctctctcctcctctcctcctctcgctccCTCTGCCGTCGGCGCTCCTCCACCTGGGCTTCGATCGCTCTCTGGCGGATGACGCGGAGacagtaaaatatttagaaaagCTAAGAGATAAAACCGAAGTgtactcctcttcctcctcctccctacctgctgctccagctgtttcagcctcctcctctctctctcctctatctGGGCGGGGTCCAGCAGGGCAGTCATGGTCCTCAGATAGCTGGATAAAACAAAGGGTAACAAAGAACACTAAACATTTACTCATGTACATCTGGAGCTGGCCTGGCTCCAGACCTCTGACACTCTGCCCGCATCTTCGATTTGTTCGGCAACTCACGTACAGTATGTCTGGTGATGTGCTCATCGACAGCTCGGATGTAGGaacaacagtcagtcagtcagtaaacaAGTCAGCAAGTCAGTCAGTTCTGAAACAGCTCAAATTTCTTATAATTATTTATCCAGAAGACATTACACATTAAGGACATTTTACTACACAGTGTAGCCCTTAAATCATCATAATGACTAATTAAATATCAAATGGACTTCATCTTCAGTCTCACCTAAATCACATAGCAAACAAAGTCTTCTCTCTTCAGGGCTTCCGGTAAAACCGCCTGTATCTATAGCCAGTGGTAATGTAGCTGAGCGTAACTCTACACACGCAGATCTTTGACCTTTGGTTCTTCGTGTTAGGCTCTAAGACATCTGTTGCTTGTCATCAGACGATATGTTTGTAATTTAGGTTCGTATCAAACATCCACAGACCAtctttctttgtattttaaagaACCATTTGCGCTGAGCAACATGAATGCTATTCTGTAACCTGAAGTCCagagtcaagaccaacaagtcccagGTGAGGTCCACATCccaaacattgtttttcatgtcCTAAACAAGTCCTATGTGCCATTTACAAAAGCtaataacttttttaatttttaagtaaTAGTATAattaatttacagaaatattcaaagctttttaaatgtgtatttatcaCTTTCAAATACACTCTATATCTAACTTACAGGCAAACTGATCAGGTGTTTTATTCCTGTGGCacggttttgtttttctcttattaTCAAATTGGTTGAGATGCATCATATATATTCATAGAGTACTTACAGAATTGGTGcatacatatttacagtgcTGTGCAACATTAAGATAAAATAACTCAATGGtaacatacaaaataaaaaaataaaaaactacgCATCATTGtgtgtcaaaaaacaaaacaaaacacagttccagctaaataaaatatacaaataaagcAATGAACCCACATAAGCAAAAAGAAgctaaaccaaaaataaaactcttCGACAAAGTGGGGGTGCCAACCCAAGGGGTTCCGGCAAAAAAACTTGAACcaggctcaacttttgctgcaacgTGGCTTCACCTAAATAGATGCAAATGCACACTCCTGGGAGATTCCTTTGTAAAGTGAAGACCATACTGCACAGTATTTCCACTGTTTACCTCACGATCTTCGTGACAAAAGATAAATTAGTAGCTGCCGTGACAATGTTCCACCGCTGGTGGCGGTCCAAATGGTGATTTCACCTCAAATATCACTGACAGTCCAGTTCATCAACAGAATaatcatgtttgattttttacagacacacacatatccataaaatgtcaaaaacgtCGTTGATACATCCATTGATCCAATCCTACCCCCTGCCCTCTAATCTTTCACTCCTCCCTCCTACCTGGCTCTGCTCGGGTATCCGCTGGTCGTATCGACGCTGGCCCCCCCTACACTCTCTGCTCCACAGCTGCTCGTGGCCTCCCAGACTAGGGACAGGCTGGACGAGGGCTCCCACTCCCCTCGCTCAGATCCGTTGGACGGAGCTGGAGGTGGAACTGATGGAGCTGCGGAGTAGATGGGAGGCCTCCTCTGCAGCGAGTCAAAGTGTGCGGCCCAGAGCTCGTGGTCCTCTGTCTGCAGAGACacattgaaacacacacacagccaagaaTAGAAGAACCAGATCATAATGGGCTCAACATGGACATGAGACACATGTAGAACAGAAGAACATTAACACAAATCAATTATAATCTCCCCTGTCTGGTTTCTACCCTGTCTCTACTGTACCTGGCTCTGTAGCAGTTTCTCCTGTCTCCTGCGTTCAGtcgtctcctctctctgtcggtccagctcctccagccAGCGTTtcctctgcccctctctcttctcaacACTCAACAGTTCCTCCATTGGCGTGACATCCTACAGAGACAACATAGTTCAAACAATAAATTCAGGATTgtcaataacattttttttttttaaaacgtcataatgttgagaaaaaaggtttttgcaGATAGTCAGATATGTTCATTCACAACCACAACTTTATGAAGCACTTTGTGTGAAGCACAGTGGTAAAATTCTTTTATTCCTGAATTCTTTGGTTCAACAAAAGTGCCATGGTGTCGTCAGTGTGGAGAAATGAAAAGTTACTGTAACAAGACCGTTCCACCCCTGTCACCAGTTTGTCCTGGTGTCTTTATTTGTGTCATCTGAGCCCAAGCAGCTTTGTATTCACATGGATGAAGAATCAAACTAAAGGAGTGAAAGCTGCTGCGTTCAGATACGCTGCTCGGTGACACGAAGACTTTTATTAGCGCGTCAGATTTACCCCGAGTTTGAGGCTGGATCTGATGGCTgcaggctgctggctgtggctgacGGAGCTCTGAACCGATAACAAACTCTCTGTGTCCTCCTCagcctgaaacacaaacacaaacacacacacacagatttttaaatactttatgaaaagaaatatgTCTCCAAGCTGCCTCAGTGTTGGATCCGTGTCATTCCTCTCAAGTTGACTTTGACTTGACCTGTTTCATAAACCAGATTCTGTATATCATCATGTGagtcactgttttggttttccaccttttgttaaaatgacaacCTGATTCTTCACTATATATGtcagcaaacatgttttttggtcaacttcatcatttttgttattaattGTTATCAGTGGTAGAAGTGCTAAGATCCTTTATTTAATGCCACAAAGTAAAAAAACGCCATTACATataaaagttctgcattcagAATTGTAATTAAGTGAAAGTTCATAAGTATTAGCAACAAAATTTACTTCAAGTATGAAAAGTGGGAGTTATTAATATGCAGAATGGCTCCTCtcagtgtgatattttttctctcagtgttatatatattttgattaatAATGCATTACCATGTAAGTGGTAAGTTGTAGTCGGTCTGgctggagctaattttaacagTTTCTTAATAATGCTGGGGACAGTGAGtcgagtaaaaagtacaacattttcctctgagatgtagtgaagtagaaatACAGCTTggcataaaacagaaatactcaagtaaagtacaagtacctcaaaactgtacttaagtacagtgcttgaCTACATTTACTTAATTGCTTTCCACTACTGACtgtcattaaaatattcaacacaACCTCCagatgtattattttatttgacagcatgaaatgctgtcaaataaataaaaaatgtgcacaCCATTGATTAATACTACTCAATTCTAACCATTTCTTAAGAGTTTCATTAGTTAACACAATTCAACCAAATTCACGGGAACACACCAAATTAAAATTccaagttttatttattttgtctgaccttTTATGCAAAATTTGCCTGAACAGTTAGATAAAGCTATCAGCACCATCAGTATGTGGAACAGTCTGCTGTAGGAGGTATTCTGTTCTTGGGTGTAAACAAAGCCGCAGTCATCTGGTTCCCACAGTGATGAAAACAACCAACAAAGTGAAACTTTATAGATCAAAGGTGAAATTCGTTCCGTACCTGGGGTCTGCCAGGGGCCgaacactgctgctgctgctgctgctgctgctgctgctgctgctgctgctgctgctgctgctgctgctgctgctgctgctgttgtttcagtGCCACCTGCTcgtctgacaaacacacacaaatgcaaaaccTCATTTCATTTGTGAGAACCACTTGAGTTTAGGTTGGAGTGCGGATTATCTTTTTTGGCCTTTTAAGCGTGTTTTGGTGAGGGGTTTGACACCACTTTAGTTGTTACAGTGAACTTACCACCTACCCACTTCcatatccagcagacacagggCAACATGATCGTCCAATAagagtcgtgtttgtgtccagctAATTAATGTAAGtgcaatattcactctccttttagctctgtttttagtctccaccagctcctgagaaaaatatctggttctttagctgctagatgtTCCCCTTTCTTAACCAGCTagtctctgtctgctgtttgatgttgggcaggtagtgtacaccAGTTATCAGAGTACATCGgttatcagagcttgtttgctgaaaacagctgccttctgctgctggaaacattGAAATTGaaccatacagtaaatatgccataaaaccaaaactaggagATACAAAGGGGCTAAAACGCCActccacagagctgcagagttggtgagACTTCTCTGTGAATTTGTGACTATCACCAATATAAATATGGATTGCTCGGGTTTTTTTataatgcttgtgtgtgtgtgtgtaccgaGTTCTCTCCTCCAATGAGCCTTCTTGGCGTCAATGGCCGATCTGCTGTCTGACTGCCGCTCCTCCAGCCAGCTGAACCAACATCCAGACAAcctggacagcagcagcaacattcTACTTTTAACAACCATCTTATCCAGCGTCTCCTAACCAGCAAAATTTATCAGCAAACTGTCAGAATATTTCACTaagatcatattttttcctcattctgatgttAGATGTAAACATTAAGTGAAGTTCTTGACCTGTATCTGCACGATTTTGTACACTGCACTACTGCTtcatgattggctgattggataatcgCTTAAATAAGCAGGTGTTCCTATGAAAGGGCTCGGTGAGTGTATTTACTTTGATTTAAAGACAGAAGCTTGAATTTCTATCACAGACCCCACTGAAAGACCCTCTGGAAAAGAGAGCATTAGCTAAATTTTTAGAACCCGTATCTTTGCTGTTATTAgctaaataaatattcaaacattGTCTTCACCCGAAGAGATCTGTTGTGCCAGCAGAAATACTCGTTGAGGAGGGCTCCTCACCTGTTGTCTTTATCTTGAGAGGTTCCAGGGGTATCAGTTACTCCTCCGCAACcttctcccttctttctttcttccccctctcctcctcctctatcttcctccttcatctctcctccccctcctgctTCATTCATTGAGGTGCCAGATTTTGAGCCTGTTTGAttttgtaacagaaaaaaaaaaaagacatgacgTTGACGTACGTTGAAAACTGGATTGGAAAGTCTAATGTCTGATATGAAGTGCTAcaagtaataaaataatttatggGTCATCAGAAGCATGCCTAatcagtatatttttttgtggATCTTTGCCACCATTGTCTTAGTTTGTAATGCTTAGTTCCCTCTGTTTTGCAGTGTTAGGCTGCCACCATCACTGTTAATGCTACCATCACTACCACTACCCTGTGTCCTGTGGTCCTCTGGTGGGTGTTGGCCCTTGCTGGAGGTCTGGACGGTGTTGAGGATCTGCTGGAGCTGTTCACTGGTCAGCACCACCATGCTGTCCTTCACTCCTGTGTTCCCACTGGCCAGCGTGTTCTTTAGTCCCACCTTTCCTCTGACTGGCGTCCCCCTGTTCTGAGGCTCGCCTGTTTTCCCATTGGCTCTCAGGGGTCCAACAGTGGAAACGTGTTTGTGTAGGTCTGACCTCACCTTcagtgcgcgcacacacacacacacacatacacagacagacacacacagacacaaacacacacagacacacacacacacacacacacacagacagtcagagCAGATGAATGTGCAAACAGAGGCTGATCGGTCAAGAGTCAAGCAGAGAAATTACTTACCTCGGCCACAGCTTTGATGCCGCCCCCGTTGTGATGCTCGTGTGTCTTGGATGACATCAAAGTGGTGCTCCTCCCTCCAGTGGTGGCGGTGTTGGAGTTGAAGGAGGCGGCTGCTCCTCCTGCCTTGCTCCTGGCCCGTCTGTGTCTCCCTGCCTGCTGCCGGGCTGGACGCTCCTCTCCCTGCATCTCCTCCACAATAGAGGGCTGCCTGGAGCTCAGGATGTTAGCCGCTCTGGGCCTGAAGGACAGCTGCTGggtataaattaaattaaatctgatCAAACAAATCTGTAACTGATAACACCAGgatattttctttccttctttccctaTCAGCATTCATGTCTAGTAAACAAACCTTAGCTGTATGTTACATTACACagtcaaaagtatgtggacagatGTTTATATTCTCGCTCTTAGGCTTGCTAAAAGCCTGTTACAGTTATTTCATGGGTTTAACATAAACAGTGATCTAACAAAGACACAttcttattaaaaacaaatgtagaaaTGTGATGGCCAGGCTGTAAGGATAATTCCTACCTTTGCTGGATTCTTTTCAACACCTGCAGTGGAAGAAAAGATTTGCAGTGAGCAGCCTTGAATGCTATACCCCAACACACATACGTCCATATTCACTAATACCTGCAGGTCCAAAATAAGGCAGAGTTAAAAATTTTAGTTTGAACAAGTGTCTAAATTTTacattaagtttttttaaattataattgtaaaaaaaaatttaatgaacAATGTAGATGTAAGGGGTGGACGATTGAAACAATTAGCACAACTAAATATATCTGATTTGAAGATAAAGTATCATTGTGTGTAATTATAATACAGTTTAACTTAAAACAACAGAGTAAACTCAAAACAGTCGTTGTCGAAACTTTAATTGAAAGATTTAATAACAACAGCAAATAGTAGAGTGAACGTTCCCTGGAAAACGAAAGGTTGTAAAAGCCGAAAGGTCTCACCATGACTGAGTAAAATCAACCTGGGTTTCCCGTTTTCAAGTTCAAACAGCAGGCCATCTCTGTTCAAGAGGAAATATCAaagcaaacaacagaaacacaatgacATAAAAGTAGAAAGCAAAttgaacatttactgtattctgtttgttgtctgtttgttttaatattttcaatcatcctattgtgtttttattgtgtttatgttttaatgcTGCCTTGCTACAAAACAaatttcctcttccttcctgaACTAAACTGAACAGAAAAGCCCGCAAGTTAGTGCTGCACCCAGTGATAAGAGACCTTCCTATAACTGGAGGGTCacagctttcattttcaaagagtGGAATATTTATCAATTTACAACGCAAGCAGTAGGAGAAACACTGTGCAGgagtttttctcatttttattcagaTTGTTTCTTTCCTTCAATACAACTGTTTCACATTTACGTGTGCAGagacttttttcatttgtttgaggATTCTCTAAAAAGGCCTAACTGTCTCATTCCTGGATCACAGAATCATATCTCATCTGCTCTGGCGCGGCGCGTAAATcgggccacacacacacatatgcagctTCAGGGGGCCCCCTTCACCTTTTCACAACATCCATGATCACACCTGTACACATAACTGAATCAACAAGTATACTCATTCATCTGTACTGGCTATTATGGTCATCAGTGATGAAGTGTTTATAAGAAAGACTGAAATCTCAGCGTACTTCAGCCTCTTTTCTCAACATACTGTAGTTGCTGTGTGAAGTTCTCACTATGAGGATTAACAGAttcatataatatatttatttctgtcacagtttttttAGCTGTGAATTATACCCTGGACATTAGACAAAGCTAATTAGAGGCTTCAAAATTGTTTGAGATACAAGAAGACTTTATTTGTGCAACACTGAGATAGAACAGTATATACTGAATCATGCTGGCAGGTAAATGACATTACATTGCATCAAAACTAGTACAACGGGTGAACGCAGACAATCTTTAAGGTTACAGATTTACATTCATCTCTCTGGTTTGTGGCATGGCATGTTTCATATGAGCTGGCTTTGGTTGgtgtaaattctgttttaatgaGGTTAACAGGAACTCATTTGTGACATCTCAAGTCAGTGAAGGggtctgtttttgtattttagtgtTTACTTCATCACCAAGATGAAACAAAACCTTTCAGTCTTAACCCCATGCAATATTAATGTCtgtagatttattttctgttggcAGGAACTCCAGTCAcattaatgtttacattttattatcgTTTTTCCTTCATCTTTAGTCGACTGTTTACAACGAACACCAAAAACTCTGTCGTTTAACGGCAACGACTGCTTTAAAGCTACAACacgttgtttttattatatgcTCCGTTTATATGTGACCAGTCATGTTGCGTGTTttacaaaaagcatttgtttttttttgtccacagtTTGGTTGCAAAGCATAAATTAATCCCTGTGTGTCTCACTGCGACACAAACGGTGAGCGTGTTAGCTTAGCCTgccattgttaaaaaaaaaaaaaaaaaaacagactcacCCGAGATTCATGCCGACGGAAAATATTTACCGGGCGGCGGGTTTACCGACAACCTTATAAAGATAGAAGCTCGCGGTTAGTAAAGgattttataatttaataaatgtggcTTTATCCACCTCTGGACCGACCGCACTGCCAGAGACACGCCAGTTCCTGGACGTTAAATTGTGTACGTTGGTTGCTGACAACGACCAAGAACGGCTTCACCGATTGGCTAGTTCTTTCTTCACCGCAAGACCAGCAGCAAATCAAAAAGGAATCCATTTGAACGTTTCCCTAATGCTGTGTTGCATTTAATGTAACTGGGAATTTATTTAAAACGACGCGACcaatgaggagaaaatgtgatGCTATGACACAACGTAACGATCACTTACGTTACTACTCGgtcctactactactacttacaGTTGCCTACTAAACGATCACcgtttataaataataaaataataaaacataacaaaataataaaacaataataagacTAGCAATATGACTTATAATAAGACTTATAATAATAACCATAATAAGactaaaaattaataaattattttaaactaaTTACTAATTAGTTACGAACTGATGCACTGTGCAGGAACACTTTGGAAGGAAGTGTTTTTCACgataaatacttttactttgtaaCTTTTCATATATTAAGAAAATTACTATTACATTTGAATAATTATACAATATATCATTTATAATGGATTTAATTTATCATAtcactacattttattttattattatatgtattatatattacagtattattattcattttgtattgctatattgtattatactgtatgtatactacatgtatgaaataaaaatatatagacactaatatttgtgtgaatgttgtATTCATTATTCATACTTACACAAATATATTCACAAATAAGGAATTTTGCAAGGTAATGTACAGTAATATatctatatttacagtatacatgCATTCTGATGTGAATATGCCAGTAATgtttgaactgaattgaactgaactgaactgaccTGAATTGAGGTTATTGTTGCACCACAAGACTCAAGTGACAATTCTGACTTTAACTCAACTTTATTTTCCTTAAACACAAGAGGTCTTGTGTCAGCGTCTGTTCCCCCTTCAAGCAGTGTTTCCCTCCCGTTAAAATGATGTTTCCCAAGTTGGATTTAActctaattattttatatactgctgggtagtttgTGATCAATAAGGTCTTAATTCAACCTGTAAATTatacatcatcatttatttgttgacaTGTGGACATTAGGGGCATGTCCCTACCATTGTTAAGCCGTTGATGAATAACTCCCACCAACATCTGAAACAATTGGAGAAACCTTGCAGAGTTGcaaggtttgtgtgttttctgcaaaacCTTGGTTATTATGTAAAGAGTGAACGATAGGGATATGAGGGAAACCTGACTATAAACTGGCAACCCTCAACTTCAAACTGTATTAGGTATTAATGTCCAGCTTTGGCCCAACAGTGGTAGTAGTAGAGTTAGGGATGCACAGTGGTGAGTCTGAAGCGGCAAGTATTTATAGTTTAAATTCACATAATTCAAACGTCTTCACTGGACAAAGCTACCATCGGTGGATATTATATTCAAATCTCGAGGATTAGGTGTTGTTTGAGAATTTGTGATTGCTGCTCAGACATGTCATTTTATTATCACTGCAGGGGAAATGCCTCTCAAAGCGAAATAAGTCCTTTCAAAAGAAGAACTGAGATGTAAGTAAAAGCTGAGCTTAGCTAATAAGAAGGTTCTGGAACTAGTCCAAACATTTATCTTCTTTGAAATTAGTGGGTgaaatatttactatttaatgCCATCACTCCCCCTTTTCACTATTACTGGATACAGCTCATTAAGACATGAACATTATTTATAAGGTAAATTAGCCACAGCTTGTCGATGTAGTCAGTGTGGATAAAAAAGGTGGACCCAGCTGTAGACTCTAGGTGGCGCCAGAGCGTCGCTCGCCTGTAAATGAAGTGTAAAAGCAAAACAGGCTGCGTTAGCTTCGCTGTAATGACGTTAGCCTCCgggatgtgtttttttttttttttccgccgtTAATGAGTTCGGACACCGGGGACCGACATCCGTGAATCTCTCCGGGTTCTGAAGCACATCCACCTTGACCTCCGCGAAGTCAGCTCAGTGTCCACCCGATGATCCCGAAGGTATGTTGTTACTGTGACAGCCCGTTCCTCTAACCGGAGACACTGCGTAACGTCAAAGCGCGATGTTAGCCAGCTAGCTTGCGTTAGCAGCACGGCTACTGTAACGGCGGATAGAGTCGAACTAACGCCAGTGTTTTCGACCAGTGTCCGGGACACAAAGCTGCAGTAAACGaagggggtggggtggggtggcaGGGGGTTGGTTGGTTGCGGGGGTTAAAGCGAGATGACACGAAACGTTGTGaagttttatttgaattctAAGCTGATTTAAGATGAGTCTAGCAGACTTAGCCAGCTAGCGTGTTGCCAGGCTAAGGTCAAGAAGCTGGCCAGTCTGACAGCTAACGCTAACTAACATAGTACCTGAGAGTCTGTAAACGTGTTATATGGCAGCTTATCACATAATGACACTACTACCAATTAACAGCCACACTGCCTAACAGGTTCACACAGGAGCCTTGGCTGGTATCGTTTTCAATATTCAGAGGTAGAACCCTAAAAGTTTCATTAGCTTGAAGCTAGCTCGATGTAAATATAATTAAGGTCAGATTGAGTGCCTGGTGAATTTAACTGTGACAGGTTATCATTAGTAATTAGCTTGTTACTACTGCATGACGTGTTGACAGTGGAGGTATGGTGGCTTTGACCAGGTTTAATAAGGTAGCTTCAGCTCCACTGGGTGTGATGATGGTCACGCTGCTACTCGTGTTTATTTGTTGTCGTTCAACTGATGCAGGACTGCCCTATCATGCTTCTCCACAATGACcacaatattaataaataaacacactgccATTCATCAACGAGGCACTTCTCTGGTTTCGCAGAATTATATCTGTTATGGTGGGAGTCACTGGTGGCTCTACAGAGGATGTGATGGTGTTGTGGCCTCCAAGCAGTGCTAAGTACCCTGAAAACAGCCAGTCCTTCCTCAGACATCCACGCCAGTTAGCTGGGTTCTCTTGTGATTGATGATGATTGTATATCAGTATTGTAAACATttgatgagaaagaaaaaaattcagctcCCTTCTGTGTGCCTGGTTTCTCTCACCATCAGTTAATGTCAAAGGCATGTGTCCAGGTCTCCATACTTAGAAGTTTGGGATTGTAATCAC
This genomic interval from Xiphias gladius isolate SHS-SW01 ecotype Sanya breed wild chromosome 21, ASM1685928v1, whole genome shotgun sequence contains the following:
- the ccdc66 gene encoding coiled-coil domain-containing protein 66 isoform X4; protein product: MNLGDGLLFELENGKPRLILLSHGVEKNPAKQLSFRPRAANILSSRQPSIVEEMQGEERPARQQAGRHRRARSKAGGAAASFNSNTATTGGRSTTLMSSKTHEHHNGGGIKAVAEVRSDLHKHVSTVGPLRANGKTGEPQNRGTPVRGKVGLKNTLASGNTGVKDSMVVLTSEQLQQILNTVQTSSKGQHPPEDHRTQGSKSGTSMNEAGGGGEMKEEDRGGGEGEERKKGEGCGGVTDTPGTSQDKDNRLSGCWFSWLEERQSDSRSAIDAKKAHWRRELDEQVALKQQQQQQQQQQQQQQQQQQQQQQQQQQCSAPGRPQAEEDTESLLSVQSSVSHSQQPAAIRSSLKLGDVTPMEELLSVEKREGQRKRWLEELDRQREETTERRRQEKLLQSQTEDHELWAAHFDSLQRRPPIYSAAPSVPPPAPSNGSERGEWEPSSSLSLVWEATSSCGAESVGGASVDTTSGYPSRASYLRTMTALLDPAQIEERERRRLKQLEQQRAIEAQVEERRRQREREEERRREEEEEEERRVALEREMLQRQYELDTLRERQKPSHQAEQPKKGQDDERLQETLEPNVTRHGERLEEEVSSSVSPYRDTAVQTEAAPYLPLRAERVQTPDVSAQCQPPPPSNSRSRAVRTGKENICLPGGKGKGKGKGGGGGGDPYEAFARTERSRRDKRRPEWNTHRPSCRFVPASKRYPAALQRDRQESRLRRQAELLALQERTCLSRTNPPPPPQQHQDPHLSSNPTQTRTSSNSKVETVSRGPSISVAINNERGRSPPVPAVRHKAQSQQATAPLPPPDLEFIPYVRTDEVFNLDPLEPADTPPPHTQTEAPPQSSASPPAPPHRDPLLHPELLRKTHTHRQQEILRGLAQLRQGLLLKQRELETDLNPLLKRHDNELQSPSATHRM
- the ccdc66 gene encoding coiled-coil domain-containing protein 66 isoform X8; this translates as MNLGDGLLFELENGKPRLILLSHGVEKNPAKLSFRPRAANILSSRQPSIVEEMQGEERPARQQAGRHRRARSKAGGAAASFNSNTATTGGRSTTLMSSKTHEHHNGGGIKAVAEVRSDLHKHVSTVGPLRANGKTGEPQNRGTPVRGKVGLKNTLASGNTGVKDSMVVLTSEQLQQILNTVQTSSKGQHPPEDHRTQGSKSGTSMNEAGGGGEMKEEDRGGGEGEERKKGEGCGGVTDTPGTSQDKDNRLSGCWFSWLEERQSDSRSAIDAKKAHWRRELDEQVALKQQQQQQQQQQQQQQQQQQQQQQQQQQCSAPGRPQAEEDTESLLSVQSSVSHSQQPAAIRSSLKLGDVTPMEELLSVEKREGQRKRWLEELDRQREETTERRRQEKLLQSQTEDHELWAAHFDSLQRRPPIYSAAPSVPPPAPSNGSERGEWEPSSSLSLVWEATSSCGAESVGGASVDTTSGYPSRASYLRTMTALLDPAQIEERERRRLKQLEQQRAIEAQVEERRRQREREEERRREEEEEEERRVALEREMLQRQYELDTLRERQKPSHQAEQPKKGQDDERLQETLEPNAVTRHGERLEEEVSSSVSPYRDTAVQTEAAPYLPLRAERVQTPDVSAQCQPPPPSNSRSRAVRTGKENICLPGGKGKGKGKGGGGGGDPYEAFARTERSRRDKRRPEWNTHRPSCRFVPASKRYPAALQRDRQESRLRRQAELLALQERTCLSRTNPPPPPQQHQDPHLSSNPTQTRTSSNSKVETVSRGPSISVAINNERGRSPPVPAVRHKAQSQQATAPLPPPDLEFIPYVRTDEVFNLDPLEPADTPPPHTQTAPPQSSASPPAPPHRDPLLHPELLRKTHTHRQQEILRGLAQLRQGLLLKQRELETDLNPLLKRHDNELQSPSATHRM